One window from the genome of Glycine soja cultivar W05 chromosome 12, ASM419377v2, whole genome shotgun sequence encodes:
- the LOC114378000 gene encoding trifunctional UDP-glucose 4,6-dehydratase/UDP-4-keto-6-deoxy-D-glucose 3,5-epimerase/UDP-4-keto-L-rhamnose-reductase RHM1-like — translation MATHTPKNILITGAAGFIASHVANRLIRNYPQYKIVVLDKLDYCSNLKNLIPSKSSPNFKFVKGDIGSADLVNYLLITESIDTIMHFAAQTHVDNSFGNSFEFTKNNIYGTHVLLEACKVTGQIKRFIHVSTDEVYGETDEDAVVGNHEASQLLPTNPYSATKAGAEMLVMAYGRSYGLPVITTRGNNVYGPNQFPEKLIPKFILLAMQGKPLPIHGDGSNVRSYLYCEDVAEAFEVILHKGEVGHVYNIGTKKERRVIDVAKDICRLFKMDPETSIKFVENRPFNDQRYFLDDEKLKILGWSERTTWEEGLKKTMDWYINNPDWWGDVSGALLPHPRMLMMPGGLERHFDGSDEEKPPSYVSTNTRMVVPTSKNVNSSQKPALKFLLYGRTGWIGGLLGKLCEKQEIPYEYGKGRLEDRSSLVADIQNVKPTHIFNAAGVTGRPNVDWCESHKTETIRTNVAGTLTLADVSREHGILMINYATGCIFEYDEAHPEGSGIGFKEEDKPNFIGSFYSKTKAMVEELLKEYDNVCTLRVRMPISSDLSNPRNFITKISRYNKVVNIPNSMTILDELLPISIEMAKRNLRGIWNFTNPGAVSHNEILEMYRDYIDPSFKWTNFNLEEQAKVIIAPRSNNEMDASKLKNEFPELLSIKESLIKYVFEPNKKTA, via the exons ATGGCTACGCATACGCCCAAAAATATCCTCATTACTGGAGCTGCTGGATTCATCGCATCTCATGTTGCGAACCGTCTTATCCGGAATTATCCCCAGTACAAAATTGTTGTTCTTGACAAACTTGATTATTGCTCGAATCTGAAGAATCTCATTCCTtcaaaatcatctcccaacTTCAAGTTTGTGAAGGGGGATATTGGAAGTGCTGACCTTGTCAACTACCTTCTCATCACCGAGTCCATTGACACAATAATGCACTTTGCTGCTCAAACCCATGTTGACAACTCGTTTGGTAACAGCTTTGAGTTCACCAAGAACAACATATATGGTACTCATGTCCTATTAGAAGCCTGCAAGGTAACTGGCCAGATCAAGAGGTTCATCCATGTGAGCACTGATGAGGTCTATGGAGAGACAGATGAGGATGCTGTTGTTGGAAACCACGAGGCTTCTCAGTTACTCCCAACAAATCCATACTCTGCAACAAAAGCTGGGGCAGAAATGCTTGTGATGGCATATGGAAGGTCATATGGGTTACCTGTGATCACAACACGAGGAAACAATGTTTATGGGCCCAATCAGTTTCCTGAGAAGTTAATTCCAAAGTTCATTCTCCTGGCCATGCAAGGCAAGCCTCTTCCAATCCACGGGGATGGTTCTAATGTGAGGAGTTATTTGTATTGTGAAGATGTTGCAGAGGCTTTTGAAGTTATCCTTCACAAGGGAGAGGTCGGGCATGTTTACAATATTGGTACTAAGAAGGAAAGGAGGGTTATTGATGTTGCCAAAGATATATGCAGGCTTTTTAAGATGGACCCAGAGACTAGTATAAAATTTGTGGAGAACAGACCATTTAATGACCAGAGATACTTTCTTGATGATGAAAAGCTGAAAATCTTGGGTTGGTCTGAGAGGACCACTTGGGAAGAGGGCTTGAAGAAAACCATGGACTGGTATATCAACAATCCTGATTGGTGGGGTGATGTCAGTGGTGCATTGCTTCCCCATCCAAGGATGCTGATGATGCCCGGTGGACTGGAGAGACATTTTGATGGATCTGACGAAGAAAAACCTCCATCATATGTCTCAACTAATACTCGAATGGTGGTTCCGACATCCAAGAATGTTAACTCCTCACAGAAACCTGCTCTCAAGTTCTTGCTCTACGGCAGAACAGGTTGGATTGGGGGTTTGCTGGGGAAGTTGTGTGAAAAACAAGAAATTCCCTACGAATATGGAAAAGGACGCCTAGAGGACCGATCATCACTTGTGGCTGATATTCAGAATGTGAAGCCAACACACATTTTTAATGCAGCAGGAGTAACTGGCAGACCCAATGTCGATTGGTGTGAATCTCACAAGACAGAAACCATTCGCACCAACGTTGCTGGGACTTTAACATTGGCTGATGTCAGCAGAGAGCATGGAATCTTGATGATAAATTATGCTACTGGGTGCATATTTGAGTATGACGAAGCTCATCCAGAGGGTTCTGGCATTGGCTTTAAGGAGGAAGACAAGCCCAACTTCATTGGTTCTTTCTATTCCAAAACTAAGGCTATG gtcgAAGAGCTCTTGAAAGAATATGACAATGTGTGCACCCTCAGGGTTCGCATGCCAATTTCATCTGACTTGAGCAATCCGCGCAATTTCATCACCAAGATTTCTCGTTATAACAAAGTAGTCAACATTCCAAACAGCATGACCATTTTGGATGAACTTCTGCCGATTTCAATTGAGATGGCAAAGCGAAACTTGAGGGGCATCTGGAACTTCACAAATCCTGGGGCCGTGAGCCACAATGAGATTCTCGAGATGTACAGGGATTACATTGATCCAAGCTTCAAGTGGACTAACTTCAATCTTGAAGAGCAAGCCAAGGTGATAATTGCTCCACGGAGCAACAATGAGATGGATGCATCCAAACTGAAGAACGAGTTCCCTGAGCTTCTTTCCATCAAGGAATCACTGATCAAGTATGTCTTTGAGCCAAACAAGAAAACTGCTTAA
- the LOC114380580 gene encoding bidirectional sugar transporter SWEET2-like → MSLFAAFSICKVAKDAAGVAGNVFAFGLFVSPIPTFRRIIRNGSTEMFSGLPYIYSLLNCLICMWYGTPLISADNLLVTTVNSIGAVFQFVYTIIFLMYAEKAKKVRMVGLLLAVLGMFAIVLVGSLQIDDVIMRRFFVGFLSCASLISMFASPLFIIKLVIQTKSVEFMPFYLSLSTFLMSTSFLLYGLFNDDAFIYVPNGIGTILGMIQLILYFYFESKSRESSREPLIVSYA, encoded by the exons ATGTCTCTCTTTGCTGCATTTTCCATTTGTAAAGTTGCCAAGGATGCAGCTGGAGTTGCAG GAAATGTGTTTGCTTTTGGGTTGTTTGTGTCTCCCAT ACCCACATTTAGGAGGATTATCAGAAATGGGTCAACAGAGATGTTCTCAGGGTTGCCATATATTTATTCCCTTCTGAACTGCTTGATCTGCATGTGGTATGGCACACCTCTGATATCTGCTGATAATTTGTTGGTTACAACTGTTAATTCAATTGGAGCAGTCTTTCAGTTTGTGTACACAATCATCTTCCTGATGTATGCTGAGAAAGCAAAGAAG GTGAGAATGGTTGGATTATTGCTGGCAGTTCTTGGCATGTTTGCAATCGTATTGGTTGGGAGCTTGCAGATAGATGACGTTATAATGCGTCGGTTCTTTGTGGGGTTCTTGAGCTGCGCGTCTCTCATTTCAATGTTTGCCTCTCCATTGTTTATAATT AAATTGGTCATTCAGACAAAGAGTGTTGAATTCATGCCGTTTTATCTCTCACTTTCCACCTTCCTAATGAGCACCTCTTTCTTACTTTATGGATTATTCAACGATGATGCTTTTATTTAT GTGCCAAATGGGATAGGAACCATTTTGGGAATGATACAGTTGATATTATACTTCTACTTCGAGAGTAAATCTAGAGAGAGCTCCAGAGAACCTCTGATAGTATCATATGCATGA